In the Magnetospirillum sp. WYHS-4 genome, AAGCCCCCCCACAGACAGGTGGCGCGAAATCCTCCCGATCATTGCTCCTCCGGCCTTCTGTCGTGCCGCAAGCTTCCCAGCTTGACTTAAGACGGCCCCCCGACCGCTCTTTGTCGTGGACTGTAAAGCCTTTGGCGTGGACAGGGCAAGGCCGCAATGGTGCGCCCCCCCTTGTCGACGGGCGGCGAGTCCTTTATCCCTGATGCCATCGCTGAACAAGGGAGGCCGCCATGATCCCGAAGCATGCCTGGGCATTCATCCTGGGCCTCGTCGCCGCAAGCCCGGTGGTGGCAGCCGATCCCGTCGTCGCGGTGGTGAATGGCCGCCAAATCCTGCGCAGCGAGATCGAGGAAGCGCGCCCCCGCCTGCCGGACCAGTTGCGGGAAATGCCCGAGAAGGCCATCACGCCCCTGATCCTGAGCAGCCTGATCGACACCCATCTGCTGGCCGCCGAGGCCCGCAAGGCCGGTCTGGCGGAAGACCCGGAATTCAAGCACCAGATGGCGGGACTGGAGGAACGCATCCTCGAACGCCTGTTCCTCGATCGCCAGATCCGCGCCCACGTCACCCAGGAGGCCCTGAAGGACCGCTACCGGCGTCACAACGCCCAACGGGAAGGCAAGCCCGAGGTACGGGCCCGCCACATCGTGGCGGACAGCGAAAGCGAGGCCCGCGCCATCCTGGAGCGCCTCGCCAAGGGCGCCGATTTCGCCGAA is a window encoding:
- a CDS encoding peptidyl-prolyl cis-trans isomerase, producing MIPKHAWAFILGLVAASPVVAADPVVAVVNGRQILRSEIEEARPRLPDQLREMPEKAITPLILSSLIDTHLLAAEARKAGLAEDPEFKHQMAGLEERILERLFLDRQIRAHVTQEALKDRYRRHNAQREGKPEVRARHIVADSESEARAILERLAKGADFAELAGGGDLGWFTEAEVHPDIARAAFALEKGKVSAAPVRSAFGWHVIRVEDRRIAKAKPFAEVEEELRTEMTREVGAALLRELRAKAEIKVMNGER